A single genomic interval of Zingiber officinale cultivar Zhangliang chromosome 4A, Zo_v1.1, whole genome shotgun sequence harbors:
- the LOC121973854 gene encoding cytochrome P450 71A1-like, with translation MFYQSSLLLVMWWFLFFVFCLRWTRSKKSPVDRPPAVPGLPVFGNLHQLGSLPHRSLRALAEKHGPVMALRLGRVPTVVVSSPAGAQEVLKTRDLAFANRPDSSLADRIFYSSQDLAFSKYGEPWRQMRRIGVLHLLNQKQVHSFRKVREEEADALVARIRSAAGCPVNLSDMIIDFTSDLICRVALGQTYADSKGGGSQLRALFGEFMELMGQFPVRDYIPWLAWVDWLSGLDDRARKIGLEIDALLEKVIDEHRRSKLTDKIDTNDMDLVDVLLSLGDRNDDDAPSSTNISLTMDNIKGLILDMVAAGTASTKATLEWAMAELIRHPEEMAKVQEEIRRVAGPKGEEIREEALEGMGQLKAVLKETLRLHPPGPLLLPRESTESTELQGYCIPKGTRVIVNGWAIARDPALWDKAEEFLPERFLGDSGAGALDFKGSDFTYLPFGGGRRGCPGSGFAIAAVEVVLASLLYHFDWEMPGGLSAEEMDMDEVFGLIIQKKSSLILQGRTKPHF, from the exons ATGTTCTATCAATCTTCTCTTTTGCTTGTTATgtggtggtttctcttcttcGTGTTCTGCCTCCGGTGGACACGGTCCAAGAAATCACCGGTCGACCGTCCCCCTGCGGTACCGGGTCTCCCTGTCTTTGGGAACCTCCACCAGCTCGGCTCCCTCCCGCACCGCTCCCTGCGAGCGCTCGCCGAGAAGCATGGCCCCGTCATGGCCCTCCGCTTGGGCCGCGTCCCCACCGTCGTCGTCTCCTCTCCGGCGGGCGCCCAAGAGGTCTTGAAGACCCGCGACCTCGCCTTCGCGAACCGCCCGGACTCGAGCCTCGCCGACCGAATCTTCTACAGCTCGCAGGACCTGGCCTTCAGCAAGTACGGCGAGCCGTGGCGCCAAATGCGGCGCATCGGCGTCCTCCACCTCCTCAACCAGAAGCAGGTGCACTCCTTCCGCAAGGTCCGGGAGGAGGAGGCCGACGCCCTCGTCGCCAGGATCCGCTCCGCCGCTGGCTGTCCGGTGAACTTGAGCGACATGATCATCGACTTCACGAGCGACCTCATCTGCAGGGTGGCGCTCGGCCAGACGTACGCCGACTCCAAGGGCGGTGGCAGCCAGCTCCGGGCGCTGTTCGGGGAGTTCATGGAACTCATGGGTCAGTTCCCGGTGCGCGACTACATCCCCTGGCTGGCCTGGGTCGATTGGCTGAGTGGCCTGGACGACAGAGCGAGGAAAATCGGGCTAGAGATCGACGCTCTGCTCGAGAAAGTAATAGATGAGCATCGCCGGAGTAAGCTCACCGACAAAATCGACACCAACGACATGGATCTGGTCGACGTCTTGCTCTCCTTGGGTGATCGCAACGACGACGACGCTCCTTCCTCCACCAACATTTCGCTCACCATGGACAACATCAAAGGCCTCATTTtg GACATGGTTGCCGCAGGAACTGCCTCAACGAAAGCAACGTTAGAATGGGCCATGGCGGAGCTAATCCGGCACCCTGAAGAAATGGCAAAAGTGCAAGAGGAGATCCGGCGAGTCGCCGGACCCAAaggagaagaaataagagaagaggCCTTAGAAGGGATGGGTCAATTGAAGGCGGTGCTCAAGGAGACACTCCGTTTGCACCCGCCAGGTCCTCTGTTGCTCCCTCGAGAATCCACGGAGAGCACCGAGCTCCAGGGCTACTGCATCCCCAAGGGCACGAGGGTGATCGTCAATGGCTGGGCGATCGCAAGAGATCCTGCTTTGTGGGACAAGGCCGAGGAGTTCCTGCCTGAGAGGTTCCTGGGCGATTCCGGCGCCGGTGCACTCGACTTCAAGGGGAGCGACTTCACGTACCTGCCGTTCGGAGGAGGTCGGAGAGGCTGCCCGGGCTCCGGGTTCGCCATTGCCGCAGTGGAGGTTGTCCTCGCGAGCTTGCTGTACCATTTCGACTGGGAGATGCCCGGCGGGTTGAGCGCGGAGGAGATGGACATGGACGAGGTGTTTGGGCTCATCATACAAAAGAAATCGAGCCTGATTCTACAAGGAAGGACTAAACCACACTTCTAG